One part of the Nitrosophilus kaiyonis genome encodes these proteins:
- a CDS encoding TIGR02757 family protein, which produces MNFDRLKELLDKEVEKRDNFFEVNYENPDPILVARRYKNEKIALICALFAYGNAKAIVKFLDSLDFSLLKESDKEILKIDKYYRFQKPLDVANLFLTLKRVDNLEDIFYEGYKKEENVLDGISNLIKAFKKENSYSSYGYNFLIGKEPKKKYKGESCYKRWNMYLRWMVRKDSIDFGLWKKIDKKNLVIPLDTHTFNVSKKIGLLNRKNYDLQAAIELTQNLKKFDPNDPVKYDFAIYRLGQGKKYV; this is translated from the coding sequence TTGAATTTTGATAGATTAAAAGAGTTGCTTGATAAAGAGGTTGAAAAGAGAGACAATTTTTTTGAAGTAAATTATGAAAATCCAGATCCAATTTTAGTAGCAAGAAGATATAAAAATGAAAAAATAGCTCTAATTTGTGCTCTTTTTGCATATGGCAATGCAAAAGCAATTGTGAAATTTTTAGATTCTTTAGATTTTTCTTTATTGAAAGAGAGTGATAAAGAGATATTAAAAATAGATAAATATTACCGTTTTCAAAAACCATTAGATGTGGCAAATCTTTTTTTAACTCTAAAAAGAGTAGACAATTTAGAGGATATCTTTTATGAAGGATATAAAAAAGAAGAAAATGTTCTTGATGGAATAAGTAATTTAATAAAAGCTTTCAAAAAGGAAAATAGTTATTCTTCATATGGATACAATTTTTTAATAGGAAAAGAACCAAAGAAAAAATATAAAGGTGAATCTTGTTATAAAAGATGGAATATGTATCTTAGGTGGATGGTGAGAAAAGATAGTATCGATTTTGGGCTTTGGAAAAAGATTGATAAAAAAAATCTCGTAATTCCATTGGATACTCATACATTTAATGTTTCAAAAAAGATAGGATTGTTAAATAGAAAAAATTATGATCTTCAGGCTGCAATTGAGTTAACACAAAATTTAAAAAAATTTGATCCAAATGATCCTGTTAAATATGATTTTGCGATATATAGGCTTGGACAGGGTAAAAAATATGTGTAA
- the lptB gene encoding LPS export ABC transporter ATP-binding protein, translating to MHKLVAKNLKKVIKNHIIVENINLEVKSKEVVGLLGPNGAGKTTTFYMICGLIGATDGKVFFDDKDISSYPLHKRAKIGIGYLPQESSIFKDLSVEENLYLAAEAGVLDKEKREKRVEELLELFNIEPIRHRKGISLSGGERRRCEIARALVNEPKFLLLDEPFAGVDPIAVIDIQNIIQQLIEIDIGVLITDHNVRETLSVCDRAYVIRDGKLLAQGTSEEIAENPEVRKHYLGEHFKF from the coding sequence ATGCATAAATTAGTTGCTAAAAATTTAAAAAAAGTTATTAAAAATCATATAATTGTTGAAAATATCAATCTTGAAGTAAAAAGTAAAGAGGTAGTTGGACTTCTTGGACCAAATGGTGCCGGAAAAACAACTACCTTTTATATGATTTGTGGTCTTATAGGTGCAACAGATGGAAAAGTTTTTTTTGATGATAAAGATATTTCATCTTATCCTCTTCATAAAAGAGCTAAAATCGGTATAGGATACTTACCACAAGAATCAAGTATTTTTAAAGATTTAAGTGTTGAAGAAAATCTCTACCTTGCAGCAGAAGCTGGAGTTTTAGATAAAGAAAAGAGAGAAAAAAGAGTAGAAGAGTTATTAGAGCTTTTTAATATTGAACCTATAAGACATAGAAAAGGTATTAGTTTAAGTGGTGGAGAGAGAAGAAGATGCGAGATTGCAAGAGCTTTGGTAAATGAGCCAAAATTTTTACTTTTAGATGAGCCATTTGCTGGTGTTGATCCTATTGCTGTTATTGATATTCAAAATATTATACAGCAGCTTATCGAAATAGATATAGGTGTTTTGATAACGGACCATAATGTAAGAGAGACATTAAGTGTCTGTGATAGAGCCTATGTTATAAGAGATGGAAAATTACTAGCTCAAGGTACAAGCGAAGAAATAGCAGAAAATCCTGAAGTTAGAAAACATTATCTTGGAGAGCATTTTAAGTTTTAG
- the tsaE gene encoding tRNA (adenosine(37)-N6)-threonylcarbamoyltransferase complex ATPase subunit type 1 TsaE yields the protein MEKKFILSENELEKLVDFILKKDINIILLKGNLGSGKTTLVKALAKKLGINEVSSPTFSILQIYGDKIYHYDLYQTSFDKFMTLGLFEELGKSGYHLIEWPDENLEKFIQNLGFKYMIIEIKPVDSKREYRIIYA from the coding sequence ATGGAAAAAAAATTTATTTTGTCAGAGAATGAGTTAGAAAAATTAGTTGATTTTATTTTGAAAAAAGATATTAATATTATTCTTTTAAAAGGAAATCTGGGTAGTGGAAAAACTACTTTAGTTAAAGCTTTAGCTAAGAAACTTGGCATTAATGAAGTCTCTTCTCCTACATTTTCAATTTTACAAATTTATGGAGATAAAATTTATCATTATGATCTTTATCAGACTTCATTTGACAAATTTATGACTTTAGGACTTTTCGAAGAACTTGGAAAGAGTGGTTATCATCTTATAGAGTGGCCAGATGAGAATCTTGAAAAGTTTATTCAAAATTTGGGATTTAAATATATGATAATTGAGATAAAACCAGTTGATAGTAAAAGAGAATACAGGATTATATATGCATAA
- the trpD gene encoding anthranilate phosphoribosyltransferase — translation MNFNEAYEKFTILFENKMSEDEAKNFLIELYEKGESAQEIAAAAKVMREYSIKLPVSKDLQEKLIDVVGTGGDKSGSFNISSTVAIILASLGSYVAKHGNRSITSKSGSADMLEALGINLNLSPENQVKMLEVCGFCFIFAQNFHPAMKYIMPIRKSLPHRTIFNILGPLTNPAGAKKYLLGVFDKNYIEKIAKALTLIDTKRAIVVSSRDGMDEISISDITYACEVKNKNIYEFIIDPREYNIPYSPFNAILGGDAKENAKITKNILTGELKGAKRDIVVLNAAAALVVDEKASSIEEGIDLANEAIDSKKAYNKLNEIIEISNKLSK, via the coding sequence ATGAATTTTAATGAAGCTTATGAAAAATTTACAATACTTTTTGAAAATAAAATGAGCGAAGATGAGGCTAAAAATTTTTTAATAGAGCTTTACGAAAAGGGTGAAAGTGCCCAAGAGATTGCAGCTGCAGCAAAAGTTATGAGAGAGTACTCTATAAAACTTCCTGTTTCTAAAGACCTTCAAGAAAAGCTTATAGATGTTGTGGGAACAGGCGGAGATAAAAGCGGAAGCTTTAATATTTCAAGTACAGTAGCAATAATACTTGCAAGTCTTGGAAGTTATGTAGCAAAACATGGTAACAGAAGTATAACAAGTAAAAGTGGCAGTGCAGATATGTTAGAAGCGCTTGGGATAAATTTAAATCTATCTCCTGAAAATCAAGTAAAAATGTTAGAGGTATGCGGTTTTTGTTTTATATTTGCACAAAATTTTCATCCAGCAATGAAATATATTATGCCTATCAGAAAATCTTTGCCACATAGAACAATTTTTAATATATTAGGACCTTTAACAAATCCCGCTGGAGCAAAAAAGTATTTACTTGGAGTATTTGATAAAAACTATATTGAAAAAATTGCAAAGGCGTTAACTTTAATAGATACAAAAAGAGCAATAGTTGTAAGCAGCCGTGATGGAATGGATGAGATAAGTATAAGTGATATTACATATGCATGCGAGGTAAAAAATAAAAATATATATGAATTTATAATCGATCCAAGAGAGTATAATATACCTTATTCTCCATTTAATGCAATATTGGGTGGAGATGCAAAAGAGAATGCTAAAATTACAAAAAATATTTTAACTGGAGAATTAAAAGGAGCAAAAAGAGATATTGTAGTTTTAAATGCAGCTGCTGCTTTGGTTGTTGATGAAAAAGCATCTTCAATTGAAGAGGGAATTGATTTAGCAAATGAAGCGATAGATTCTAAAAAAGCTTATAATAAATTAAATGAAATTATAGAGATTTCAAATAAACTCTCAAAGTAG
- a CDS encoding cation:proton antiporter translates to MHSEDIFLILLIILFSARVFGEIFRKLSFPSVLGELLAGLILGPSLFGIVELNEVIKLLAEIGIILLLFDVGLETDLKKLLHTGWMATFVATAGFILSFIFGSLISYYVFGFNEIESMFIGGTITATSIGITIRVLQDLDKRNTQEAEVVIGAAVLDDIFGVILLAILYEFSSSGKVSFIYASKVFIFILGFFIIAPVAAKIIATLIKKYHDTNKIPGLLPTSVFMLVLFFAWLAKKSGAPEIVGGFAAGLALSRRFFLPFGLALSYDVKFSQKLENEIKPLIYVFTPFFFVAVGLSMNLKEIAWNEAFIWYLFFSIFFIAIIGKILGALFIPIDFKRRLIVGISMVPRGEVGLIFAEMGRISNIFTNEIYAALILVIVFTTIIPPFVIKFLYKENL, encoded by the coding sequence ATGCATAGTGAGGATATTTTTTTAATTTTATTAATTATTCTTTTTAGTGCAAGAGTTTTTGGAGAAATTTTTAGAAAACTTTCATTTCCCTCTGTTTTAGGTGAGCTTTTAGCAGGTTTAATTTTAGGTCCTTCTTTATTTGGAATAGTTGAGCTAAATGAAGTTATAAAACTATTAGCTGAAATTGGAATAATTTTGCTTTTATTTGATGTTGGTCTTGAGACAGATTTAAAAAAGCTTTTACATACAGGATGGATGGCTACATTTGTAGCAACTGCAGGATTTATATTGTCTTTTATTTTTGGCTCATTGATATCATATTATGTTTTTGGATTTAATGAAATTGAATCTATGTTTATTGGAGGAACAATAACAGCTACAAGTATAGGAATAACTATTAGAGTATTACAAGATTTAGATAAGAGAAATACTCAAGAGGCTGAAGTTGTTATTGGGGCAGCAGTTTTAGATGATATTTTTGGAGTAATACTTTTGGCAATTTTATATGAATTTTCAAGTAGTGGAAAAGTTAGCTTTATTTATGCTTCAAAGGTTTTTATTTTTATTCTTGGTTTTTTTATTATTGCTCCAGTGGCAGCAAAAATTATTGCAACTCTAATAAAAAAATATCATGATACAAATAAAATTCCTGGACTTTTGCCAACATCTGTTTTTATGTTGGTACTTTTTTTTGCATGGCTTGCAAAAAAAAGTGGTGCTCCTGAAATTGTAGGAGGTTTTGCTGCAGGATTAGCATTATCTCGAAGATTTTTTCTTCCATTTGGCTTAGCTTTATCTTATGATGTAAAATTTTCCCAGAAATTGGAAAATGAGATAAAACCTCTTATATATGTTTTTACTCCTTTTTTCTTTGTTGCTGTTGGATTATCTATGAATTTAAAAGAGATAGCTTGGAATGAAGCTTTTATTTGGTATCTTTTTTTCTCTATATTTTTTATTGCAATTATTGGTAAAATATTAGGAGCACTTTTTATTCCAATAGATTTTAAAAGAAGGTTAATTGTTGGTATCTCTATGGTTCCAAGAGGAGAGGTTGGTCTTATTTTTGCTGAAATGGGAAGAATTTCAAATATATTCACTAATGAAATTTATGCAGCTTTAATTTTAGTAATTGTTTTTACAACAATTATCCCTCCATTTGTAATAAAATTTTTATATAAGGAAAATTTATGA
- a CDS encoding RNA-binding S4 domain-containing protein, translating to MRIDKFLNAVNIVKRRAIAQDMIANRVVFINDKVAKASKDVKIGDKITIKYLEYEKNYIVLDIPKTKTIPKSKMNEYVKEI from the coding sequence TTGCGAATTGATAAATTTTTAAATGCTGTAAATATTGTAAAAAGAAGAGCAATAGCTCAAGATATGATTGCAAACAGAGTTGTTTTTATAAATGATAAAGTTGCTAAGGCAAGTAAAGATGTTAAAATTGGTGATAAAATTACCATAAAATATCTTGAATATGAAAAAAATTATATAGTTTTAGATATCCCAAAAACAAAAACAATTCCAAAAAGTAAAATGAATGAATATGTAAAAGAGATTTAG
- a CDS encoding methylated-DNA--[protein]-cysteine S-methyltransferase, with protein sequence MLEKEKIYIDYFPSFLGDIEIISNDKYLISVGVAKDKKEIKTNSITHLTKTWFENYFYEKRVTIIPPLKPAKSLFAQIVRNEVLKIGFGECKTYGEIAKNIGKPKAYRAVAQVLKYNPYMIIVPCHRIISKSGIGGYNGGIEIKKKLLEFENCELINF encoded by the coding sequence ATGTTAGAAAAAGAAAAGATATATATTGATTATTTCCCATCTTTTTTGGGAGATATTGAAATAATATCAAATGATAAATATCTAATAAGTGTTGGTGTAGCAAAAGATAAAAAAGAGATAAAGACAAACAGTATCACCCATTTAACAAAAACATGGTTTGAAAATTACTTTTATGAAAAGAGAGTTACAATAATTCCTCCATTAAAACCTGCAAAAAGTCTGTTTGCCCAAATAGTTAGAAATGAAGTATTAAAAATTGGATTTGGAGAGTGTAAAACATATGGAGAGATTGCTAAAAATATAGGCAAACCAAAGGCATATAGAGCAGTTGCTCAAGTTTTAAAATATAATCCATATATGATAATTGTTCCTTGCCATAGAATTATTTCAAAATCAGGTATTGGTGGATATAATGGTGGTATTGAAATAAAGAAAAAATTGTTGGAGTTTGAAAATTGCGAATTGATAAATTTTTAA
- a CDS encoding menaquinone biosynthesis decarboxylase, with protein sequence MKNVIDFLKKEGNLKIIEDELDVNLEIPHIAYIEVKKKDSRPLLFTNPVDKKLGIKYRYPVLMNIFANYDITTKILGKHPDLIAKEIEELLHLKPPTKFSEKISLFMKLFKLKNVFPKRVNSKGISQEVEIKDLDELPILKTWEEDGGKFITMGQVYTKSLNGNIQNLGMYRLQKYSKNRLGMHWQIHKDGAHFFHEYKKANKKMPVTVAIGGDPLYIWCGQAPLPHGIFELLMYGFIREERLNLVKSLTNDIYFPEDVDFVIEGYVDPNEFEIEGPFGDHTGYYTLPEPFPVMEVTKITSKENPIFAATVVGKPPLEDKYMGWGTERIFLPLLKTTAPNLIDYHMPENGVFHNLILANMKVMYPGHAKQFMHAFWGVGQMSFVKHAIFLGEDSPRLTDYENVATYVLDRLKKEDILISEGVVDHLDHSSPKQFVGGKLGIDATGEPLKELGIELLKDNELLEKLIKIDEDITGLKQYKIETKNPIVVISYNKKRSVKGLFEKLEPLKKYIKILVVVDEKNNDLNNPYMLIWRVVNNIDAKRDVLLDPFIMIDATNKDPDIDNFDREWPPDVVCSKEVIDDLRKRGLLDIDDEFIKKFGIL encoded by the coding sequence ATAAAAAATGTTATAGACTTTTTAAAAAAAGAGGGAAATTTAAAAATAATAGAAGATGAATTAGATGTAAATCTTGAGATTCCGCATATTGCTTATATAGAGGTAAAAAAAAAAGATTCACGCCCGCTTCTTTTTACAAATCCAGTAGATAAAAAACTGGGTATAAAATACAGATATCCAGTATTAATGAATATTTTTGCAAATTATGATATTACTACAAAAATACTTGGCAAACATCCCGACTTAATTGCAAAAGAGATTGAAGAGCTTTTGCATCTAAAACCTCCAACAAAATTTAGTGAAAAAATTTCTCTATTTATGAAACTATTTAAACTTAAAAATGTTTTTCCAAAAAGAGTAAATTCAAAAGGGATATCTCAAGAAGTTGAGATAAAAGATCTTGATGAGTTGCCAATCTTAAAGACTTGGGAAGAAGATGGCGGAAAATTTATAACAATGGGTCAGGTTTATACAAAATCTTTAAATGGGAATATCCAAAATCTTGGTATGTATAGATTGCAAAAATATTCAAAAAATAGACTTGGTATGCATTGGCAGATACATAAAGATGGAGCCCATTTTTTTCATGAGTATAAAAAAGCGAACAAAAAGATGCCAGTAACTGTTGCAATAGGAGGAGATCCTTTATATATATGGTGTGGTCAAGCTCCTCTTCCTCATGGAATATTTGAGCTTTTGATGTATGGATTTATAAGAGAAGAGAGATTAAATTTAGTAAAATCATTAACTAATGATATCTATTTTCCAGAAGATGTTGATTTTGTTATAGAAGGGTATGTTGATCCAAACGAGTTTGAAATAGAGGGGCCATTTGGTGATCATACTGGATATTATACATTGCCAGAGCCTTTTCCTGTTATGGAAGTTACAAAAATAACTTCAAAAGAAAATCCTATATTTGCTGCTACTGTTGTTGGTAAACCACCTTTAGAAGATAAATATATGGGATGGGGGACTGAGAGGATATTTTTGCCTCTTTTAAAAACCACTGCTCCAAATTTGATCGATTATCATATGCCAGAAAATGGAGTATTCCATAATCTAATATTAGCTAATATGAAAGTTATGTATCCAGGACATGCAAAGCAGTTTATGCATGCATTTTGGGGAGTAGGGCAGATGAGTTTTGTAAAACATGCAATATTTTTAGGAGAAGACTCTCCAAGATTAACCGATTATGAAAATGTTGCAACATATGTTCTTGATAGATTAAAAAAAGAGGATATTTTAATAAGTGAAGGAGTAGTTGATCATTTAGACCATTCAAGTCCAAAGCAGTTTGTTGGAGGAAAACTTGGAATCGATGCTACAGGAGAGCCTTTAAAAGAGCTTGGAATTGAGCTTTTAAAAGATAATGAACTTCTTGAGAAATTAATTAAGATTGATGAAGATATAACTGGATTAAAACAGTACAAAATAGAGACAAAAAATCCAATAGTTGTTATTAGTTACAATAAAAAAAGATCAGTAAAAGGGCTATTTGAAAAATTGGAGCCTTTGAAAAAATATATAAAAATATTAGTTGTGGTTGATGAAAAAAATAACGATTTAAATAATCCTTATATGCTTATATGGAGAGTTGTTAATAATATAGATGCAAAAAGAGATGTTTTACTTGATCCTTTTATTATGATAGATGCAACAAATAAAGATCCAGATATTGATAATTTTGATAGAGAGTGGCCACCAGATGTAGTTTGTAGTAAAGAGGTGATAGATGATTTAAGAAAAAGAGGACTTTTGGATATTGATGATGAGTTTATTAAAAAGTTTGGTATTTTATAA
- the hemC gene encoding hydroxymethylbilane synthase, producing the protein MKKFIIATRGSKLALWQSNHIKNELEKKFDGLSVELKIFKTKGDKILDTPLALIGGKGLFTKELEDAMLKGDAHIAVHSLKDVPTILPDGLILGAITKREDPRDAILSQEYTSIEDLPPNAVVGTTSLRRRMQILHIRPDLKIKDLRGNVDTRIKKLKNKEFDAIILAYAGLKRLGLLDEVKYITPIDEEIMIPAMGQAALGIECIKDDEVLNIVKSLNDEKSEIETTIERDFVDTLQGGCQVPIGVKATLLENGDIITRAVIGLPNGKELLKDKIYGTKENYKELGKELADSMIEAGAKELLKRAEEIAFKD; encoded by the coding sequence ATGAAAAAATTCATAATAGCTACAAGAGGAAGTAAACTAGCCCTTTGGCAATCAAATCATATTAAAAATGAATTAGAAAAGAAATTTGATGGATTAAGTGTTGAATTGAAAATATTTAAAACAAAAGGGGATAAAATCCTTGATACTCCTTTAGCATTGATTGGTGGCAAAGGACTCTTTACAAAAGAGCTTGAAGATGCAATGTTAAAAGGAGATGCTCATATCGCAGTTCATAGTTTAAAAGATGTTCCAACAATATTGCCAGATGGTTTAATATTAGGAGCTATTACAAAAAGAGAAGATCCAAGAGATGCTATTTTAAGTCAGGAGTATACTTCAATCGAGGATCTTCCTCCAAATGCTGTAGTTGGTACAACAAGTCTTAGAAGAAGAATGCAAATTTTACATATAAGGCCTGATTTAAAAATAAAAGATTTAAGAGGAAATGTTGATACAAGAATAAAAAAGTTAAAAAACAAAGAGTTTGATGCAATAATTTTAGCATACGCTGGCCTGAAAAGACTTGGCCTTTTAGATGAAGTAAAATATATAACTCCTATAGATGAAGAGATTATGATACCTGCTATGGGACAAGCTGCTCTTGGAATAGAGTGTATAAAAGATGATGAAGTTTTAAATATAGTTAAATCTTTAAATGATGAAAAAAGCGAAATAGAAACAACAATAGAGAGAGATTTTGTGGATACTCTTCAAGGTGGATGTCAAGTACCAATAGGTGTAAAAGCGACACTTCTTGAAAATGGGGATATTATAACAAGAGCAGTAATAGGCCTTCCAAACGGAAAAGAGCTTTTAAAAGATAAGATTTATGGAACAAAAGAAAATTATAAAGAGCTTGGAAAAGAGCTTGCAGACTCTATGATAGAAGCTGGAGCAAAAGAGCTTTTAAAAAGAGCTGAGGAGATAGCATTTAAAGATTAG
- a CDS encoding DsbA family protein, protein MSSMLRLLSISTALAIFSFGATDAQIIKFVKRGLSKNPSLKVNSVKIVDKQILDKPKGWQAYFIKFNLTLKRGNKNINISQSDIIFAKDGYISPDFINIKTNRSIKHDLSPKVDESFYDDKHLLLGNKNAKHKILIFSDPNCPFCKEIVPEVIEIVSKYPEIFALYYYHLPLLKLHPGSLTLCKAMILLQKDKKVDLIKKIYEVDFDYEEKDEKKVLDELNKKLGLNLTLKDINQEWVKKELENDMKRAEDLLVNGTPTMFLDGKKDPSREKYKDFIPKKK, encoded by the coding sequence ATGTCATCGATGTTGAGATTATTGAGCATTAGTACAGCTTTAGCTATATTTAGCTTTGGAGCAACAGATGCTCAAATTATAAAATTTGTAAAAAGAGGATTAAGTAAAAATCCATCTTTAAAAGTAAATAGTGTCAAAATTGTAGATAAACAAATTTTAGATAAACCAAAAGGATGGCAAGCATATTTTATAAAATTCAATTTAACTCTAAAAAGAGGCAATAAAAATATAAATATTTCACAAAGTGATATTATATTTGCAAAAGATGGTTATATTAGTCCTGATTTTATAAATATTAAAACAAATAGAAGTATAAAACATGATTTGTCACCAAAAGTTGATGAGAGTTTTTATGATGATAAACATCTTCTTCTAGGAAATAAAAATGCAAAACATAAAATATTAATTTTTTCAGACCCAAACTGTCCTTTCTGTAAAGAGATAGTACCAGAAGTTATTGAAATTGTAAGTAAATATCCTGAAATATTTGCACTCTATTATTACCATTTACCACTTTTAAAACTTCATCCAGGATCTTTAACATTATGTAAAGCTATGATTTTACTTCAAAAGGATAAAAAAGTTGATCTTATAAAAAAGATTTATGAAGTAGATTTTGATTATGAAGAAAAGGATGAAAAAAAGGTATTGGATGAGTTAAATAAAAAGCTTGGCTTAAATCTTACTTTAAAAGATATAAATCAAGAGTGGGTTAAAAAAGAGCTTGAAAATGATATGAAAAGAGCAGAAGATCTTTTAGTAAATGGTACTCCAACCATGTTTTTAGATGGGAAAAAAGATCCAAGTAGAGAAAAATATAAAGATTTTATTCCAAAGAAAAAGTAA
- a CDS encoding FxsA family protein — protein MIYFLLYLFIETFVSVEIASAIGPIWTFIEIIVSAVAGFYILMNYQYKINEYLFAVAKREITLDEFESMSIYTLIGAILLIIPGFFTDILGILLQFHNVALFFAKKILKLKEKEKKKGEEDVIDVEIIEH, from the coding sequence TTGATCTATTTTTTATTGTATCTTTTTATTGAGACCTTTGTTTCAGTAGAAATTGCAAGTGCAATTGGTCCTATCTGGACTTTTATTGAAATAATTGTTAGTGCAGTTGCTGGTTTTTATATCTTAATGAATTACCAATATAAAATAAATGAATACCTTTTTGCTGTAGCAAAAAGAGAGATAACTCTTGATGAGTTTGAAAGTATGAGTATATATACATTAATTGGTGCGATTTTACTAATAATTCCAGGATTTTTTACAGATATTTTAGGAATTCTTTTACAATTTCATAATGTTGCACTATTTTTTGCTAAAAAGATTTTAAAATTAAAAGAAAAGGAAAAGAAAAAAGGAGAAGAAGATGTCATCGATGTTGAGATTATTGAGCATTAG
- a CDS encoding proline--tRNA ligase — protein MKFSNAFIPTTKETPKDAVLPSHIYLIRGGFINQVASGIYNFLPLGKIVLEKIKNIIKEELDSSGCQEVQLGFITPCELWEKSGRFSKYGKELLRFKDRKENCFVLGPTHEEMMVELVKNRVTSYKQLPLNLYQIHLKFRDEARPRFGLLRGREFVMKDGYSFHADEEDMKREYQLMEDTYKKIFNRLGLNFRVVEADVGAIGGSGSKEFMVLANSGEDTIVICEQCNYAANIEAAKRKKRVPPTEAPEFSGFSKFHTPNVTTIEDLSKFFHIDPYYLLKAVAKKAIYDDKEEIVVFFLRGDDELQETKAANAVGANELVDASEEELKDAGLVPGYIGPYDLKVKYIIDIDLKDEKNLICGANEKDYHLIGCDLEKLENVIYKDIAAIKEGDLCPKCGGKLTLTKGIEVGHIFQLGTRYSEPLNALFLDENGKSKPFVMGTYGIGVSRLIAAIIEQSHDEKGCIWPRSVAPYLVDIVVSNIKDNEQMEFAKTLYDDLLNENIEVILDDRNERFGFKMKDFELIGFPFAVIVGKSLNEGSVEIVDRKTLEKIQIPKEEVLEYLLHKLNR, from the coding sequence GTGAAATTCAGTAATGCTTTTATTCCAACAACTAAAGAGACTCCAAAAGATGCAGTTTTACCAAGTCACATATATTTAATTAGAGGCGGTTTTATCAATCAAGTAGCAAGTGGAATATACAATTTTTTACCTCTTGGAAAGATTGTTTTAGAAAAAATTAAAAATATAATCAAAGAAGAGTTAGATAGCTCTGGTTGCCAAGAAGTTCAACTTGGATTTATTACTCCATGTGAATTATGGGAAAAAAGTGGTAGATTTTCAAAATATGGAAAAGAGCTTTTAAGATTTAAAGATAGGAAAGAGAACTGCTTTGTACTTGGTCCAACTCATGAAGAGATGATGGTAGAGCTTGTTAAAAATAGAGTAACAAGTTATAAACAGCTTCCTTTAAATCTATATCAAATTCATCTTAAATTTAGAGATGAGGCAAGGCCAAGATTTGGGCTTTTAAGAGGAAGAGAGTTTGTAATGAAAGATGGATACTCTTTTCATGCAGATGAAGAAGATATGAAAAGAGAGTATCAACTTATGGAAGATACTTATAAAAAGATATTTAATAGACTAGGACTAAATTTTAGAGTTGTAGAAGCCGATGTTGGTGCTATTGGAGGGAGTGGTAGTAAAGAGTTTATGGTTTTGGCAAATAGTGGTGAAGATACCATAGTAATTTGCGAGCAGTGTAATTATGCTGCAAATATTGAAGCTGCTAAAAGGAAAAAAAGAGTTCCTCCTACAGAAGCTCCTGAGTTTAGTGGTTTTAGTAAATTTCATACACCAAATGTTACAACTATAGAAGATTTAAGTAAATTTTTTCATATAGACCCATACTATCTTTTAAAAGCAGTTGCTAAAAAGGCAATTTATGATGATAAAGAAGAGATTGTTGTTTTCTTTTTAAGAGGTGATGATGAATTACAAGAGACAAAAGCTGCAAATGCAGTTGGAGCTAATGAATTAGTTGATGCAAGTGAAGAGGAATTAAAAGATGCTGGACTTGTTCCTGGATACATAGGACCATATGATTTAAAAGTAAAATATATTATTGATATTGATTTAAAAGATGAAAAAAATCTTATATGTGGTGCAAATGAAAAAGATTACCATTTAATTGGTTGTGACCTTGAAAAACTTGAAAATGTTATCTATAAAGACATAGCTGCAATAAAAGAGGGAGATTTGTGTCCAAAGTGTGGAGGAAAATTGACTTTAACAAAAGGTATAGAGGTTGGACATATTTTTCAGCTAGGAACTAGATATAGTGAGCCTTTAAATGCTCTTTTTTTGGATGAGAATGGAAAAAGTAAACCATTTGTAATGGGAACATATGGAATAGGTGTAAGTAGATTGATAGCTGCAATTATTGAACAATCACATGATGAAAAAGGGTGCATTTGGCCAAGAAGTGTTGCTCCATATTTAGTCGATATTGTAGTTTCAAATATAAAAGATAATGAGCAGATGGAATTTGCAAAAACTTTATATGATGACCTTTTGAATGAAAATATAGAAGTTATATTAGATGATAGGAATGAGAGATTTGGTTTTAAGATGAAAGATTTTGAGCTTATAGGATTTCCTTTTGCAGTAATTGTAGGTAAAAGCTTGAATGAGGGCAGCGTTGAAATAGTTGATAGAAAAACTTTAGAAAAAATTCAAATACCTAAAGAAGAGGTTTTGGAATATTTATTACACAAACTAAATCGTTAA